In a single window of the Solea senegalensis isolate Sse05_10M linkage group LG1, IFAPA_SoseM_1, whole genome shotgun sequence genome:
- the prdm14 gene encoding PR domain zinc finger protein 14: protein MSVSLSSFPVMLKDKSFPVGMLKASPARSFYHAPLHGSHHFMDFFPQTHNLLHPLKSLGRLVSDTQASLPLSLQAGGAPAFHHVPVHMLNGSGIPYLNQQVLPGHSLYSKPEELAAVVTEHAAGPLSSDFSSPSSDRCSSTSINTTSPPKEGLFRFRGADVSPEKARASYNFSEDDLFMVLYGYSGGQERSVGRVGHAISGVALPENSVCDSHSVPLDKETLELPEGLTVLRAAWGNVSHCGIFTDKSSIAKGTRFGPFQGKLVNTSEIKTYDDNTLMWEVFENGRLSHFVDGRGGSGNWMSLVKCARFPEEQNLIAVQVQGQIFYETCKEVRPGQELLVWYGDCYLQFLGIPLTLKDSREDSSAVPPTEDSGEGFKCDRCGKVFAYKYYRDKHLKYTRCVDQGDRKFPCHLCNRSFEKRDRLRIHILHVHEKHRPHKCSVCGKSFSQSSSLNKHMRVHSGERPYKCVYCNKAFTASSILRTHIRQHSGERPFKCKHCGKAFASHAAHDSHVRRTHAKDKPFPCDLCGTSFQEKQELQFHMTSHKNRQMMDSTVLPSSPGTELQEDTVIVPVKDSPAAGQTKARHNFTYTGLTVLNPEYRPWK from the exons ATGTCCGTGTCCCTGTCCAGCTTCCCCGTGATGCTGAAGGACAAGAGCTTCCCAGTGGGGATGCTGAAGGCCAGTCCCGCGCGCAGCTTCTACCACGCGCCTCTCCACGGCTCGCACCACTTCATGGACTTCTTCCCGCAGACGCACAACCTCCTGCACCCGCTCAAGTCCCTCGGTCGCCTGGTGTCGGACACGCAGGCGTCCCTGCCGCTCAGCCTGCAGGCCGGAGGTGCCCCCGCGTTCCACCACGTCCCGGTGCACATGCTGAACGGCTCCGGGATTCCTTACCTGAACCAGCAGGTGCTGCCCGGTCACTCGCTCTACTCCAAACCGGAGGAGCTGGCTGCTGTGGTGACGGAGCACGCGGCGGGTCCACTGTCCTCAGACTTCAGCAGTCCGTCCAGTGACCGCTGCTCGTCCACGTCCATCAACACCACCTCGCCCCCAAAGGAGGGCCTGTTTCGGTTCCGTGGCGCGGACGTGTCGCCGGAAAAAGCACGCGCGTCCTACAATTTCAGCGAGGACGACTTGTTCATGGTGCTCTATGGTTATTCTGGCGGCCAGGAGCGCAGCGTGGGTCGCGTGGGTCACGCGATATCAGGAGTGGCCCTGCCTGAAAACTCAG TGTGTGACTCTCACTCTGTCCCACTGGATAAAGAAACTCTGGAACTTCCAGAAG gtcTCACTGTCCTCAGAGCCGCGTGGGGAAACGTGTCTCACTGTGGAATCTTCACGGACAAAAGCAGCATCGCCAAAGGAACTCGCTTTGGACCTTTCCAAGGAAAACTGGTCAACACCAGCGAGATAAAGACGTATGATGACAACACGCTGATGTGGGAG gTGTTTGAGAACGGCCGGCTGAGTCACTTCGTGGACGGCAGAGGAGGATCGGGGAACTGGATGTCCTTGGTGAAGTGCGCTCGTTTCCCAGAGGAGCAGAACCTGATCGCGGTGCAGGTCCAGGGTCAGATCTTCTATGAGACCTGTAAGGAGGTCAGACCAGGTCAGGAGCTCCTGGTCTGGTATGGAGACTGTTACCTGCAGTTCCTCGGGATCCCACTCACACTGAAGGACTCCAGAGAAGACAGCAGCGCGGTTCCTCCCACTGAAG ACAGTGGAGAGGGATTCAAGTGCGACAGGTGTGGGAAGGTGTTCGCCTACAAATACTACAGAGACAAGCACCTCAAGTACACGCGCTGCGTGGACCAGGGCGACCGGAAGTTCCCCTGCCACCTGTGCAACAGATCCTTCGAGAAGAGGGACAGACTGAGGATCCACATCCTGCACGTGCACGAGAAACACAGGCCGCACAAG TGCTCCGTGTGTGGAAAGAGTTTCTCTCAGTCCTCCAGTCTCAACAAACACATGCGTGTTCACTCTGGAGAAAGACCATACAAGTGTGTCTACTGTAATAAG GCCTTCACTGCCTCCAGTATCCTGCGCACTCACATCCGCCAGCATTCGGGAGAGCGGCCCTTCAAGTGTAAGCACTGCGGGAAGGCCTTCGCCTCCCACGCCGCCCACGACAGCCACGTGCGGCGGACCCACGCCAAGGACAAGCCGTTCCCCTGCGATCTGTGCGGGACCTCGTTCCAGGAGAAGCAGGAGCTCCAATTCCACATGACAAGTCACAAAA ATAGACAGATGATGGACAGCACAGTCCTTCCGTCTTCGCCGGGGACTGAGTTACAGGAGGACACCGTCATCGTTCCAGTGAAGGACAGTCCAGCAGCGGGACAAACAAAAGCCAGACACAACTTCACGTACACCGGGTTAACGGTTTTAAATCCGGAGTATCGGCCCTGGAAATAA